In Bradyrhizobium paxllaeri, the genomic stretch GACACCAGATCGACGGTTAGTTGGCCAGCCCCCCGGTAGGGGACATGAAGCAAACGCGTTCCTGTCCGGCGCTCGAACAGAACGCCGGCAAGATGTTGCGAGCTTCCATTACCGATCGACGAGTATGAGATCTGTTCTCGGCTGGCTTTCGCAAAATCGATAAATTCCTGCACGTTGGTTGCCGGAATCTTGGTCGGATTGACGACCAGAACATTAGGCATGGTCGAGATCAGCGAGATCGGCTCGAAAGCGGTCTCTGGATCATACGGAAGATCCGTCGTCAGCGTCTTGTTGACGGCGAGGGGACCTGAAGAGCTAAGCAGCAGGGTGTAACCATCCGGAGCGGCCCTCGCCACGTTGTTCGTGCCGATATTGCCGCCGGCGCCTCCCTTGTTTTCGACTACAATCGTGCCGCGAAGAGCCTCTCCCAGTTTGTCGGCGAGGATACGGGTGATAGCGTCACTTGCGCCTCCCGCCGGAAAAGGCACCACCAATGTTATCGGACGGGAAGGGTAGTTGTCTGCGGTTGCCGACGCGCCGTGCATGACGAGAGCGGACAATGTGCAGAGTGCAATGGCGGTGGAGCGGAATAGCATTGGCGTCCTCAAAGGGTGGGGCCGGCGACCGTGGCCACCCGGACACTCTTGTCCATGGGGCTCGTGCGACCTGTACCCAAACGTTTCCTCGTGGCGCACTTGGGCGCCCTTGAGTCAATTCTGGACAGGCAACCGACGCACCTCGATTCCGCCGAGTCTCGGGACTTACCAAAGCGTCTCAAAAAATCGCGAATGGCCGGGCCGTTGAAGACGATCGCGGATGGGGTTCGAACGAAGGCTGCCGCCTTCGCGCTCGGGTTCAGGCAAAATCGAACGTGTGCCTGTGGCGAGATGTGAGTAGGGTCAGCGCGTCGGGAGAATGCGCGCCCAGTTGCCCCATTGCGGTTTCCAATTCTTCCTTCAGCATTGCGGCCACATAGGCTGCGCCTCGCTCGCCGAGTGCGCCGAGGCCGAGCAGGAAAGCGCGGCCGGCAAATGTGCCGCGGGCGCCAAGCGCGAGGGCGCGGGCGACGTCCAGGCCAGAGCGGATGCCGCTATCGAACAGGACGGTGGCCCTGGCTCCCACTTTGGCAACGATGGCGGGTAGGACATCGATCGCGGCAGGCGCCGCGTCGAACTGCCGGCCACCATGGTTGGAAACCAGGATGCCGTCCACTCCCACTGCAACGGCCATCTCGGCGTCGTCGGGCTGCATGACGCCTTTCACGATCAGCGCGCCCGGCCAGGCGTCGCGCATTCGCTTGACGAAATCCCAAGAAAACGTGCCCTTGATCTGGCTCTGCACAAAGCCGGCCGTGTTCGCCAGCGTCGCCGGCTCTTCGACATAGCGCTCCATGTTGCGAAAGGCCGGCGTGCCTGCTCTGGCGAGTGCAAGCAGCCACGGCGGTGACAGAGCCACATCCAAAATGGTTTTGGGCGTGGGACGAAACGGCACCACCAGGCCGTTACGCAGGTCGCGAGGCCGTTTGGAGCGTACCGGCGCATCCAGTGTCGCTGCCAGCACCCGTACGCCGGCCGTAGCGGCCCGCTTGATCAGATCGAAAGTGACGGCATGATCGTTGGCGGGCAGGCCGTAGAGCTGAAACCAGGCATAGGGACCTGCGAGCTCGGCGACCTCTTCGATCGCAGCAGTGGCGAGCGAGCCGGCAATATAGGGAATACGCGCCTTACCGGCGGCGCGCGCGAGAATCCGCGTAGCGCCGGGCCAGATGATGCCGTCGACGCCCACGGGAGAAATACCGATCGGCGCGGCGCAGTGCACACCGAGCAGTTCGACATCCACGCGGACGGGACTGGGATTGCCGTAGCGGGGGACCAATTCCACCGCGTCGAGCGCCAGTCGATTGCGCCGCGTGTTGAGATCGCTCCCGGTGCCGCCCTCGAGAAAGTCGAAGGCAAAGCGCGGGATGCGGCGGCGCGCGCGACGCTCGATGTCATCCAGCGTGGGCAAGCGCTGCCGCAGGCGAGCCTCGGGAGTCGTTCCGCTGCCTGCGCCCCAGGCATGCGCGCGTGATGAAGAGCGGCGAAGATCGCCCGTCATGAGAAAGCGTCCTTGTTGAGTAGCTCCTCATAGAATGCGGCCCGTCATCACCGCAAATAATTAGCGATGATAACCTCGATCATTTCAGATGATTACCAGTGCGATGCAGCGATCGCGACCTGGCGTGTCGGGCAGCGCGGCGCCTCCCGGCGCAGCCGGAATGCGGCTGCACGTAGTTGCTTGCCGATGTCGCTGCCTCGAGCAGGTCGCGGCGAATGATATCCAGCACGGCTCTGGCGGCCGGGGACACCATTCGGCGCGGATGATGAACCCAGGCGATCGATCTGACGATACGCGGTTCGACGAAGCGGTGCGCTCTCACCCTGCCGTCGGCTAGCGACTGTTGAAGTGCAATCGTGGGCAGCACGGTCACCAGATTCGTGGTGGCGATCACATCGCAGACCGCGGGCAGAGTGTCGAGCTCCAGTCTCGGCTTCAATTCGATGCCGGCCGTGGCCGCGTGCTCCTCCAGGATCATGCGCAGGCCGTGCCGTCTCGATGGCATGACCAGGTCGAATTCGGGCAGATTCCCGAAGCGCAGGTTCGTCGGCGGCTTGATGGGCGAATCCTTTCGGCAGGCGAATACCATTTCCTCGTCCATCACATGGTGCGCGGTGAGCGAAACGCGCCGGCGTGGCACGTTGATCAGCGCAAAGTCCAGTTGCCCGGAATTGACCCAGTCCGTCAGCGTTTCCGTGTAGCCCTCGCAGGCCGAGAGCGTGATCTCCGGATAGAGTTGCGCAACGGTTGCCGACGAACTCGCCATCGTGCTTTGCGCCACCGACGTGATCAGCCCGACTGAAACCCGCCCCGAGATCCGGCCGTTGAGCCGCGCCATTTCTTGCTTGGCATATTCGACGTCGCGCACGATCGGAGACACGAGCCGGGAGAATGCTTCGCCGGCCGTCGTCAGCGTCATGCCGTTGTTGCTTCGTTCGAACAGCTTTTGGCCGAGCTCGGCCTCGAGCTTGGCGATCTGCATGCTGAGTGCCGGCTGCACGATGTTGAGCTGGCGCGCCGCGCGGGTCACGTTCCTCTCTTCCGCCAGGCAAAGGAAGTATTGCATCTGCCTGAATTCCATCGCCGTCCCCTCCGGTCATGCTAGACGACCATCATTTCAGATGATCGAGTTTATCATCAATCATTATTTGTTCTGATCCTGGCTTCCCCCTACTGTCCCTTCAAACGGCGCATGACGTTCGACCGTCTGTTGCGCCGCGACACAGGGAGCGGAACGCGAACCGTCATGCAGGATCGGACGCCCTCACGGCTGATTATCGGTATTTCCGGAGCCTCCGGCGTCGTCTATGGCGTCCGCCTGCTGCAATTGCTCCGTAATGCCGGCGTCGAGACGCATCTTGTGATGTCGAAGACGGCTGAGCAGACCTTTGCCTACGAGACCGACCTGAAGATCTCGGAGGTGAGGGCGCTTGCCAATTTCAACCATGCCATCGACGACATGGCCGCCTCGATCGCCAGCGGTTCGTTTCGTACGGCAGGCATGGTCGTCGCTCCCTGCTCAATGCGGTCCACGTCGGAAATTGCATCCGGCGTCACGACCACCCTGCTGACGCGGGCCGCCGACGTGGTCCTCAAGGAGCGACGCCGGCTCGTGTTGATGGTGCGCGAGACGCCGCTGCATACGGGGCACCTGCGCACGATGGCCGCACTCTCGGAGATCGGCGCGATTATCGCGCCGCCAGTGCCGGCGTTCTACGCCAAGCCCGACAGTCTGGACGACATGGTCGAGCACACGGTCGGACGCGTGCTCGACCTGTTCGATATCGATATCGGCGTGGTGCGCCGCTGGGGCGAAGACGAGGCGCTGAAACGCCGACCACTGCGAAAAATTGCTCCCTGAATGCCTGCCGAAGACCACCGAAAGGAGCACATCATGCGGACCGAAAACCTGGCCAGACCCGCTGCTGCGGACGCACCAAAGGATTTGCGCTTCTGGCTCGCCCATCTTGCCGAGCGAGGCAGGCTCGCGGTCGCCCGCGAGGGCGTGGAGCTCGCCGACGAACTTGCTGCCGTTTCGAAGCGGCTGGAGCGCGATCGCGCGGTGCTATTTCCAAAGCCGGGCGGACACGACATTCCGGTGGTCGCCAATCTTTTCGCGGCCCGGGACTGGGTCGCCGAATCCATCGGTGTTGGCGCGGAGCAGTTGCTGGCGCGCTTCCTCGCTGCGGCGCGCGAGCCGCTGCCGAGCCGCGAAGTTAGCAGCGGGCCGGTTCAGGAAATCGTCCACAACGAGGTCGACCTTCTCAGGCAGCTACCAATCCCGAAGCACAACGAGCGCGACAGC encodes the following:
- a CDS encoding Bug family tripartite tricarboxylate transporter substrate binding protein, producing MLFRSTAIALCTLSALVMHGASATADNYPSRPITLVVPFPAGGASDAITRILADKLGEALRGTIVVENKGGAGGNIGTNNVARAAPDGYTLLLSSSGPLAVNKTLTTDLPYDPETAFEPISLISTMPNVLVVNPTKIPATNVQEFIDFAKASREQISYSSIGNGSSQHLAGVLFERRTGTRLLHVPYRGAGQLTVDLVSGDVPASFQLIPNIASQLQAGQIKPLAVTSKQRSKALPDVPTMAEAGFSDLESFAWFGLLVPKGTPKPIVDRLHSEVVKIMSDPAVQKRMIDIGADPIYTSPDEFKALISSEVIKWRNLIKEAGISGN
- a CDS encoding alpha-hydroxy acid oxidase → MTGDLRRSSSRAHAWGAGSGTTPEARLRQRLPTLDDIERRARRRIPRFAFDFLEGGTGSDLNTRRNRLALDAVELVPRYGNPSPVRVDVELLGVHCAAPIGISPVGVDGIIWPGATRILARAAGKARIPYIAGSLATAAIEEVAELAGPYAWFQLYGLPANDHAVTFDLIKRAATAGVRVLAATLDAPVRSKRPRDLRNGLVVPFRPTPKTILDVALSPPWLLALARAGTPAFRNMERYVEEPATLANTAGFVQSQIKGTFSWDFVKRMRDAWPGALIVKGVMQPDDAEMAVAVGVDGILVSNHGGRQFDAAPAAIDVLPAIVAKVGARATVLFDSGIRSGLDVARALALGARGTFAGRAFLLGLGALGERGAAYVAAMLKEELETAMGQLGAHSPDALTLLTSRHRHTFDFA
- a CDS encoding LysR family transcriptional regulator, whose translation is MEFRQMQYFLCLAEERNVTRAARQLNIVQPALSMQIAKLEAELGQKLFERSNNGMTLTTAGEAFSRLVSPIVRDVEYAKQEMARLNGRISGRVSVGLITSVAQSTMASSSATVAQLYPEITLSACEGYTETLTDWVNSGQLDFALINVPRRRVSLTAHHVMDEEMVFACRKDSPIKPPTNLRFGNLPEFDLVMPSRRHGLRMILEEHAATAGIELKPRLELDTLPAVCDVIATTNLVTVLPTIALQQSLADGRVRAHRFVEPRIVRSIAWVHHPRRMVSPAARAVLDIIRRDLLEAATSASNYVQPHSGCAGRRRAARHARSRSLHRTGNHLK
- a CDS encoding UbiX family flavin prenyltransferase; this translates as MQDRTPSRLIIGISGASGVVYGVRLLQLLRNAGVETHLVMSKTAEQTFAYETDLKISEVRALANFNHAIDDMAASIASGSFRTAGMVVAPCSMRSTSEIASGVTTTLLTRAADVVLKERRRLVLMVRETPLHTGHLRTMAALSEIGAIIAPPVPAFYAKPDSLDDMVEHTVGRVLDLFDIDIGVVRRWGEDEALKRRPLRKIAP